One Halorientalis litorea DNA segment encodes these proteins:
- the mptA gene encoding GTP cyclohydrolase MptA — protein sequence MSQQLPDVQASSPEVSVGLNRVGVTGVEKLVKLGRTDDRPIVLMAEFEVFVDLPSWRKGADMSRNMEVVDETLEAAVSQEVCRVEDVCGEAAERLIDKHDYTTKAEVRMEAEYVTREQTPESDRPTQSTADIIASATATEEGTHEEIGARVTGMTVCPCSQGMSTSRARETLRGLGVEDGVIDDFLAEVPQPGHSQRGHATLTIESEGAPEANLNDIIEVARESMSARIYNLAKRPDEDHMTYESHKNAKFVEDCVRSMAEAVVKEFPDLPDDAIVTMKQSNDESIHQHNAHAERVAELRDLKQEVNGE from the coding sequence ATGAGCCAGCAACTGCCGGACGTGCAGGCGTCGAGTCCGGAGGTCTCCGTCGGACTGAACCGCGTCGGCGTCACCGGCGTCGAAAAACTCGTGAAACTCGGCCGTACCGACGACCGTCCAATCGTCCTGATGGCGGAGTTCGAGGTGTTCGTCGACTTACCATCGTGGCGGAAGGGGGCAGACATGTCTCGGAACATGGAAGTCGTCGACGAAACGCTGGAAGCCGCCGTCTCTCAGGAGGTCTGCCGCGTCGAGGACGTATGTGGTGAGGCCGCAGAACGGCTGATAGACAAACACGACTACACGACCAAAGCCGAGGTGCGGATGGAAGCGGAGTACGTCACCCGCGAGCAGACGCCCGAGAGCGACCGGCCCACCCAGTCGACGGCCGACATCATCGCGTCGGCAACCGCCACCGAGGAGGGAACGCACGAGGAAATCGGTGCCCGCGTCACCGGCATGACTGTCTGTCCCTGTTCGCAGGGAATGTCGACATCCCGTGCCCGCGAGACGCTCCGCGGCTTGGGTGTCGAGGACGGCGTCATCGACGACTTCCTCGCGGAGGTGCCCCAACCCGGCCACTCCCAGCGCGGCCACGCCACGCTGACCATCGAGAGCGAGGGCGCGCCCGAGGCCAACCTCAACGACATCATCGAGGTGGCCCGGGAGTCAATGAGCGCGCGCATCTACAACCTCGCCAAGCGTCCCGACGAGGACCACATGACCTACGAGTCCCACAAAAACGCCAAGTTCGTCGAGGACTGCGTGCGCTCGATGGCCGAGGCCGTGGTCAAGGAGTTCCCGGACCTACCCGACGACGCCATCGTGACGATGAAACAGTCGAACGACGAGTCCATCCACCAGCACAACGCCCACGCCGAGCGAGTGGCGGAGTTGCGGGACCTGAAGCAGGAAGTGAACGGGGAGTAA
- a CDS encoding enoyl-CoA hydratase/isomerase family protein: MPVTTSRDPENDRVAHLRIDTGDLNLLSPDAIGDLRDAAQSVPDDVSVLTVGPDAADGIGGLTAGLQLDAVKDFSASEARELIGTLRDANAAVRNQDAVTVCACGEYALGAGLELAMSCDFRVATEEAALGLPEINAGLVTGIQGGLLIRLVGLQAAKEMIYTGDPVSGTEAEELGLVNRAVPPEAYDDAVDTLVGKLSAKSPVIARRQSEVFRAWRSNGIEAGIQHSFETIASCFDTHDQHEAMAAFLEDRDPAFEGY, translated from the coding sequence ATGCCCGTGACAACCTCTCGCGACCCGGAGAACGACCGGGTCGCACACCTGCGTATCGACACCGGCGACCTGAACCTCCTCTCGCCCGACGCCATCGGTGACCTCCGCGACGCCGCGCAGTCGGTCCCGGACGACGTGTCCGTTCTGACCGTCGGCCCGGACGCCGCCGACGGAATCGGCGGGCTGACGGCCGGGTTACAACTCGACGCGGTGAAGGACTTCTCCGCGTCGGAGGCCCGGGAACTCATCGGGACGCTCCGAGACGCGAACGCGGCGGTGCGGAATCAGGACGCGGTGACGGTCTGTGCCTGCGGCGAGTACGCCCTCGGTGCGGGACTGGAACTGGCGATGTCGTGTGACTTCCGGGTCGCGACCGAGGAGGCGGCGTTGGGTCTGCCGGAGATCAACGCGGGGTTGGTCACGGGGATTCAGGGCGGCCTGCTGATTCGACTCGTCGGCCTTCAGGCCGCAAAGGAGATGATTTACACGGGTGACCCGGTGTCCGGGACCGAGGCCGAGGAGTTGGGGCTGGTCAACCGGGCGGTGCCGCCCGAAGCGTACGACGACGCCGTCGATACCCTCGTGGGGAAACTATCGGCGAAGAGCCCGGTCATCGCCCGCCGCCAGTCGGAGGTGTTCCGGGCGTGGCGGTCGAACGGCATCGAGGCCGGCATCCAGCACAGTTTCGAGACTATCGCGTCCTGCTTCGACACCCACGACCAACACGAGGCGATGGCGGCGTTCCTCGAGGACCGGGACCCCGCGTTCGAGGGGTACTGA
- a CDS encoding TRAP transporter permease: protein MTVESPDDADDDRDPEEFRQEAEELIQEIERRRSLRGAGAVVVALIGFLFSTYQILLASQGFEFVFDVPFVGPIELASLQLLQANAVHVGFALVLAFLVFPPSRGDGFVSRRFGRVTPAVRARVGAESPVTRVTELARRAVRWVAVDPDMDRVTPVDFVLVVLSILATAYHVTDFGEIRRMRVFGLEAGRPIQEVFTFLDPVSVLLGPLTGVSYAFLLGVLGVLLVLEATRRTIGFPLMVIVASFIVYARYGVLIPQNMPFLGILSIPELSWPSIIQNLWYNTENGVFGIPVTVSVQFIYIFILFGAFLEMSGAGQWFIDLAYAATGTRKGGPAKASILASGFMGTISGSSIANTVTTGAFTIPLMKRSGYRPEFAGAVEAAASSGGQILPPVMGAAAFLIVQYTQTPFADVIIAATIPAVVFFFGVWVMVHLEASRQGIGGLDPSELVDIGPHLRHGWFYIAPLGLLLYYLIIERLSVARSAWFTVLAVVALITLVAAYSEDTRLPLAGALLAISGAEFLAHLLAGVGVVGLLTGTGGAGVPPGAAFAIVLGNAGWYAIGAGLLVLAFNPRMTASMLELDPKVQDAADRGAAAANRPSLAENRLYRVLMFGGKSMEAGARTAVPVVIAVAAAGIIPGVISVSGLGPNLVSLIRAVAAGSLFLMLTLTAVSSIILGMGMPTTVTYIILVSLLGPALVTFGIPLLAAHLFILYFGVIADITPPVAVAAYAASGVAQSDPFQTGVEAFSLSLNKAIVPFAFVLAPGIVLLRTGVVVPNSDKTYRVVNTADLTDPTFAIPEVLIPVLGVFVGVVALAATVIGFLYTTVSRAERAAFAVSSLLLMAPGLLLDVVFDLLELAGVAVSPDTFLLDIGLRAVGLVVFVALVVKNRREADAEPTHAEAAEPA, encoded by the coding sequence ATGACGGTGGAATCGCCGGACGACGCCGACGACGATAGGGACCCCGAGGAGTTCCGGCAGGAGGCCGAGGAACTCATCCAAGAGATAGAGCGGCGGCGGTCGCTCCGTGGCGCGGGTGCCGTCGTCGTCGCCCTCATCGGGTTCCTGTTTTCGACGTACCAGATACTACTCGCCTCACAGGGGTTCGAGTTCGTGTTCGACGTGCCCTTCGTCGGTCCAATCGAACTCGCCTCGCTCCAGTTGCTCCAAGCCAACGCAGTCCACGTCGGGTTCGCGCTCGTCCTCGCCTTCCTCGTCTTTCCCCCCTCCCGAGGCGACGGGTTCGTCTCCCGGCGATTCGGCCGGGTGACGCCGGCAGTTCGCGCCCGGGTCGGTGCCGAGAGTCCGGTCACACGGGTCACGGAACTGGCGCGCCGTGCCGTCCGGTGGGTCGCCGTCGACCCGGACATGGACCGCGTGACGCCGGTCGATTTCGTCCTCGTCGTCCTGTCGATACTCGCGACTGCCTACCACGTCACCGACTTCGGCGAGATACGACGGATGCGCGTGTTCGGCCTCGAAGCGGGCCGTCCAATACAGGAGGTGTTCACATTCCTCGACCCGGTGTCCGTCCTGCTCGGGCCGCTGACCGGCGTCTCCTACGCGTTCCTGCTGGGCGTTCTCGGCGTCCTCCTCGTGTTGGAGGCGACCCGCCGGACCATCGGGTTCCCGCTGATGGTCATCGTCGCCTCGTTCATCGTCTACGCCCGCTACGGCGTACTCATCCCGCAGAACATGCCGTTCCTCGGCATCCTCTCCATCCCCGAGTTGAGTTGGCCCTCTATCATCCAGAACCTCTGGTACAACACCGAGAACGGGGTGTTCGGCATCCCCGTCACCGTCTCGGTACAGTTCATCTACATCTTCATCCTCTTCGGGGCGTTCCTCGAGATGAGCGGTGCAGGCCAGTGGTTCATCGACCTCGCGTACGCCGCGACGGGCACCCGGAAGGGCGGCCCCGCCAAGGCGTCTATCCTCGCCAGCGGGTTCATGGGCACCATCTCCGGGTCCTCCATCGCCAACACGGTCACGACGGGCGCGTTCACCATCCCGCTGATGAAGCGGTCGGGCTACCGACCGGAGTTCGCGGGTGCGGTCGAGGCGGCGGCCTCCTCCGGCGGGCAGATTCTCCCACCCGTGATGGGTGCGGCCGCGTTCCTCATCGTCCAGTACACCCAGACCCCCTTCGCCGACGTCATCATCGCCGCCACCATCCCCGCCGTCGTCTTCTTCTTCGGCGTGTGGGTGATGGTCCACTTGGAGGCGTCCCGGCAGGGCATCGGCGGCCTCGACCCGAGCGAACTCGTCGACATAGGGCCACACCTCCGGCACGGGTGGTTCTACATCGCGCCGCTCGGCCTGCTCCTGTACTACCTCATCATAGAACGGCTCTCCGTGGCCCGGTCAGCGTGGTTCACCGTCCTCGCCGTCGTCGCGCTCATCACGCTCGTGGCGGCCTACAGCGAGGACACGAGACTGCCGCTCGCGGGGGCGTTGCTGGCCATCAGCGGTGCCGAGTTCCTCGCGCACCTCCTCGCGGGCGTCGGCGTCGTCGGTCTCCTCACCGGGACCGGTGGCGCGGGCGTCCCACCCGGCGCGGCGTTCGCCATCGTCCTCGGAAACGCCGGCTGGTACGCCATCGGTGCGGGGCTGTTGGTCCTCGCGTTCAACCCGCGCATGACGGCGAGTATGTTGGAACTCGACCCGAAGGTACAGGACGCCGCCGACAGAGGGGCGGCCGCCGCCAACCGCCCCTCGCTCGCCGAGAACCGCCTGTACCGCGTGCTGATGTTCGGCGGGAAGTCGATGGAGGCCGGTGCGCGGACGGCCGTGCCGGTGGTCATCGCCGTCGCCGCCGCGGGTATCATCCCCGGCGTCATCAGTGTCTCCGGTCTCGGCCCGAACCTCGTGTCGCTCATCCGGGCCGTCGCAGCCGGGTCGCTGTTCCTGATGTTGACGCTGACCGCCGTCTCCTCCATCATTCTCGGGATGGGGATGCCGACCACCGTGACCTACATCATCCTCGTGTCGCTGCTCGGACCGGCACTGGTCACCTTCGGCATCCCCCTGCTGGCCGCGCACCTGTTCATCCTCTACTTCGGCGTCATCGCCGACATCACGCCGCCCGTCGCCGTGGCGGCCTACGCGGCCTCCGGCGTCGCGCAGTCGGACCCGTTCCAGACCGGCGTCGAGGCGTTCTCGCTGTCGCTCAACAAGGCCATCGTCCCGTTCGCCTTCGTCCTCGCACCGGGCATCGTCCTCCTGCGGACCGGAGTGGTGGTGCCCAACTCCGACAAGACATACCGCGTCGTCAACACCGCCGACCTCACCGACCCCACTTTCGCCATCCCCGAGGTGCTGATTCCGGTCCTCGGCGTGTTCGTCGGCGTCGTCGCCCTCGCGGCGACGGTCATCGGGTTCCTCTACACGACCGTCAGCAGAGCCGAACGGGCCGCCTTCGCCGTCAGTTCGCTCCTGCTCATGGCTCCGGGTCTCCTGCTGGACGTAGTCTTCGACCTGCTCGAACTCGCCGGCGTCGCCGTCTCGCCGGACACGTTCCTCCTCGATATTGGCCTCCGCGCCGTCGGCCTCGTGGTGTTCGTCGCGCTGGTCGTCAAGAACAGGCGAGAGGCCGACGCGGAACCGACGCATGCCGAGGCCGCCGAGCCAGCCTGA